In one Oncorhynchus nerka isolate Pitt River linkage group LG7, Oner_Uvic_2.0, whole genome shotgun sequence genomic region, the following are encoded:
- the LOC115132527 gene encoding keratin, type II cytoskeletal 8-like, translated as MSVRKTTSYTVKSSSSGAAPRSFSSMSYSGPSQGASRQSYSARSSYGGANRGMGGGFGAGGGGGSYISSSSAYGGGMGLGMGMGMGMGMGGGVHAPITAVQVNKSLLAPLNLEIDPNIQIVRTNEKEQIKGLNNRFASFIDKVRFLEQQNKMLETKWNLLQGQTTTRSNIDAMFEAYISNLRRQLDGLGNDKMKLEADLHNMQGLVEDFKNKYEDEINKRTECENDFVLIKKDVDEAYMNKVELEAKLESLTDEINFLRQIYEEELRELQGQIKDTSVVVEMDNSRNLDMDSIVAEVRAQYEDIANKSRAEAETWYKSKYEEMQTSATRYGDDLRSTKTEIADLNRMIQRLQSEIDSVKGQRANLENQIAEAEERGEMAVKDAKLRIRDLEDALQRAKQDMARQIREYQELMNVKLALDIEIATYRKLLEGEEDRIATGIQSINISKQSSSYNSFPMESANSTYSSGYSSGFGGGFGGGYGSGYGGGYSGSNYSSGSGYGGGSTSNVTTQNKKSVVIKMIETKDGKVVSESSEVVDD; from the exons ATGTCGGTCAGGAAAACTACCAGCTACACCGTCAAGTCCTCTTCCTCTGGGGCAGCCCCTCGCAGCTTCAGCAGCATGTCCTACTCTGGACCCAGCCAGGGGGCCTCTCGCCAGAGCTACAGCGCCCGTAGCTCCTATGGAGGGGCCAACAGGGGCATGGGAGGTGGGTTCGGGGCCGGTGGTGGAGGCGGCAGCTACATTTCCAGCTCCTCTGCCTATGGAGGTGGCATGGgcctggggatggggatgggtatGGGTATGGGCATGGGTGGTGGCGTTCATGCCCCCATCACCGCTGTCCAGGTGAACAAGAGCCTGCTAGCCCCCCTCAACCTGGAGATCGACCCCAACATCCAGATCGTTCGCACCAATGAGAAAGAACAGATCAAAGGCCTCAACAACCGCTTCGCCTCCTTCATTGATAAG GTACGCTTCCTGGAACAACAGAACAAGATGCTGGAGACCAAGTGGAACCTCCTCCAGGGACAGACCACCACCCGCTCCAACATCGACGCCATGTTCGAGGCTTACATCTCCAACCTGCGCAGACAGCTGGATGGCCTGGGCAATGACAAGATGAAGCTTGAGGCTGACCTGCACAACATGCAGGGCCTGGTGGAGGACTTCAAGAACAA GTATGAAGATGAGATCAACAAGCGCACCGAGTGTGAAAACGACTTTGTGCTGATCAAGAAG GATGTGGACGAGGCCTACATGAACAAGGTTGAGCTGGAGGCTAAGTTGGAGAGCCTAACAGATGAAATCAACTTCCTGAGGCAGATCTATGAGGAG gagctGCGTGAGTTGCAGGGCCAGATCAAGGACACTTCAGTGGTGGTTGAGATGGACAACAGCCGTAACCTGGACATGGACTCCATTGTGGCTGAAGTACGTGCCCAGTATGAGGACATCGCCAACAAGAGCCGGGCTGAGGCCGAGACATGGTACAAGAGCAAG TATGAGGAGATGCAGACATCTGCCACCAGATATGGAGATGACCTGCGATCCACCAAGACAGAGATCGCTGATCTGAACCGCATGATCCAGAGACTGCAGTCTGAGATCGACTCGGTCAAGGGACAG CGTGCCAACCTGGAGAACCAGATCGCTGAGGCTGAGGAGCGCGGGGAGATGGCGGTGAAGGACGCCAAGCTCCGCATCAGGGACCTGGAGGATGCCCTCCAGAGAGCCAAGCAGGACATGGCCCGGCAGATCAGAGAATACCAGGAGCTGATGAACGTCAAACTGGCCCTTGACATTGAGATCGCCACCTACAGGAAGctgctggagggagaggaggacag GATAGCAACTGGTATTCAGTCCATCAACATCTCCAAACAGAGCT CAAGCTACAACTCCTTCCCTATGGAGAGTGCTAACAGCACCTACAGCAGTGGCTACTCCAGTGGTTTCGGCGGTGGTTTTGGTGGTGGATACGGCAGTGGATACGGCGGTGGATACAGTGGCAGCAACTACAGCTCCGGTAGCGGCTACGGTGGCGGCAGCACCTCCAACGTCACCACCCAGAACAAGAAGAGTGTCGTCATCAAGATGATCGAGACCAAGGACGGAAAAGTTGTCTCCGAGTCCTCCGAAGTGGTTGATGATTGA